A single window of Cheilinus undulatus linkage group 12, ASM1832078v1, whole genome shotgun sequence DNA harbors:
- the LOC121518366 gene encoding histone H2B 5, whose amino-acid sequence MPDPAKSAPAPKKGSKKAVTKTQKKGDKKRRKSRKESYAIYVYKVLKQVHPDTGISSKAMGIMNSFVNDIFERIAGEASRLAHYNKRSTITSREIQTAVRLLLPGELAKHAVSEGTKAVTKYTSSK is encoded by the coding sequence ATGCCTGATCCTGCAAAATCCGCTCCTGCGCCCAAGAAGGGCTCCAAAAAGGCCGTGACCAAGACCCAGAAGAAGGGGGACAAGAAGAGGCGCAAGAGCAGGAAGGAGAGCTACGCCATCTACGTGTACAAAGTCCTGAAGCAGGTTCACCCGGACACCGGCATCTCCTCCAAGGCCATGGGCATCATGAATTCCTTCGTTAACGACATCTTCGAGCGCATCGCCGGGGAAGCGTCCCGCCTGGCTCACTACAACAAGCGCTCCACCATCACCTCCAGGGAGATCCAGACCGCCGTGCGCCTGCTGCTGCCCGGGGAGCTGGCCAAGCACGCCGTGTCCGAGGGCACCAAGGCCGTCACCAAGTACACCAGCTCCAAGTAG
- the LOC121518751 gene encoding histone H2A: MSGRGKTGGKARAKAKSRSSRAGLQFPVGRVHRLLRKGNYAERVGAGAPVYLAAVLEYLTAEILELAGNAARDNKKTRIIPRHLQLAVRNDEELNKLLGGVTIAQGGVLPNIQAVLLPKKTEKPTKSK; the protein is encoded by the coding sequence ATGTCTGGCAGAGGAAAAACCGGAGGAAAAGCCCGCGCTAAGGCCAAGTCCCGTTCCTCCCGTGCAGGGCTGCAGTTCCCGGTGGGTCGTGTCCACAGACTGCTGCGTAAAGGAAACTATGCGGAGCGCGTCGGCGCCGGGGCCCCGGTGTATCTGGCGGCTGTGTTGGAGTATCTGACGGCTGAGATCCTGGAGCTGGCTGGTAACGCAGCCAGGGACAACAAGAAGACCAGAATCATCCCCCGGCATCTCCAGCTGGCCGTGCGTAACGACGAGGAGCTCAACAAGCTGCTGGGGGGAGTGACGATCGCTCAGGGAGGCGTGCTGCCCAACATCCAGGCTGTCCTCCTCCCCAAGAAGACCGAGAAACCCACCAAGAGCAAGTAG